A single genomic interval of Deinococcus radiotolerans harbors:
- a CDS encoding DUF4126 domain-containing protein yields the protein MELLSGLLSSLGLSGAAGLNAYIPLLLVGLLSRADVVHLNAPFDLLGNPWVLLGVAVIGLLDFVGDKIPGVDHVLHVAGGVVNAAAGAVLFAAQTGVADVPPALSMALGLIVAGGVQATRTAVRPVATATTAGLANPVVSTVEDGTSLMLSALAVFAPVVAALLLAVLVVGVYRFWSARRGRRLA from the coding sequence ATGGAACTCCTGTCCGGTCTGCTGTCCTCGCTGGGCCTGTCGGGTGCGGCGGGCCTGAACGCTTACATTCCGCTGCTGCTGGTGGGCCTGCTGTCGCGCGCGGACGTGGTGCACCTGAACGCGCCGTTTGACCTGCTGGGAAATCCGTGGGTGTTGCTGGGTGTGGCGGTGATCGGGCTGCTGGATTTCGTGGGGGACAAGATTCCTGGGGTGGATCACGTGCTGCACGTGGCTGGTGGGGTGGTGAACGCCGCGGCGGGCGCGGTGCTGTTCGCGGCGCAGACCGGCGTGGCGGACGTGCCCCCGGCGCTGAGCATGGCGCTGGGCCTGATCGTGGCCGGGGGTGTGCAGGCGACCCGCACGGCGGTGCGGCCGGTGGCGACCGCCACGACGGCGGGTCTGGCCAACCCGGTGGTGAGCACGGTGGAGGACGGCACGAGCCTGATGCTCAGCGCGCTGGCGGTGTTCGCGCCGGTCGTGGCCGCGTTGCTGCTCGCGGTGCTGGTGGTGGGCGTGTACCGCTTCTGGTCAGCGCGGCGGGGACGGCGCCTCGCCTAG
- a CDS encoding M42 family metallopeptidase yields the protein MSKKQKKADAAAAVSPAVTDLRLDLLMRLSDLPGVPGQEDAVRDFVLAELDGLVDEVRVDAMGNVIARRAPRDQKKGEVAERVMISAHMDEIGFLVRFIDERGFLRVQALGGFDTRNLFARNVTVHARGGALPGILTPGGKPVHIASPEERKKIPEVKEFFIDLGLEADEVRAQVRIGDMVTLDQTARQVGRLVCGKAMDDRASVFLLLETLRALRGAAPRHEVIAVFSTQEEVGLRGAITAAYGVQPTVGIGLDVTLAVDTPGVAPDEAVTRVGEGIGIKVFDSTMISHRPLVDQFWDLAQQAGIPAQLEVLALGGTDGAAIQRSREGVPTLTLSLPTRYIHTVVEAVHVDDLRAGVNLLLAYLR from the coding sequence GTGTCGAAAAAACAGAAGAAGGCTGACGCGGCTGCGGCCGTTTCTCCCGCCGTGACGGACCTGCGCCTGGATCTCCTGATGCGCCTGTCGGACCTGCCGGGCGTGCCCGGGCAGGAGGACGCCGTGCGGGACTTCGTGCTGGCCGAACTGGACGGGCTGGTCGACGAGGTGCGCGTGGACGCCATGGGCAACGTCATCGCCCGCCGCGCGCCCCGCGATCAGAAGAAGGGCGAGGTGGCCGAGCGCGTGATGATCAGCGCGCACATGGACGAGATCGGCTTCCTGGTGCGCTTCATTGACGAGCGGGGCTTCCTGCGGGTGCAGGCGCTGGGCGGCTTTGACACCCGCAACCTCTTCGCGCGGAACGTGACCGTGCACGCGCGCGGCGGAGCGCTGCCGGGCATCCTGACGCCCGGCGGGAAACCCGTGCACATCGCCAGCCCCGAGGAACGCAAGAAGATCCCCGAGGTGAAGGAGTTCTTCATCGACCTGGGCCTGGAGGCAGACGAGGTGCGCGCGCAGGTGCGGATCGGGGACATGGTCACGCTGGACCAGACGGCCCGTCAGGTCGGGCGGCTGGTGTGCGGCAAGGCCATGGATGACCGCGCCAGCGTGTTCCTGCTGCTGGAAACCCTGCGCGCCCTGCGCGGCGCGGCCCCACGGCACGAGGTGATCGCGGTGTTCAGCACGCAGGAGGAGGTCGGCCTGCGCGGCGCGATCACCGCCGCGTACGGCGTGCAGCCTACGGTCGGCATCGGGCTGGACGTGACCCTGGCGGTGGACACCCCGGGCGTCGCGCCGGACGAGGCAGTCACGCGCGTGGGTGAGGGCATCGGGATCAAGGTGTTCGACTCCACCATGATCTCGCACCGTCCGCTGGTGGACCAGTTCTGGGATCTGGCGCAGCAGGCGGGCATTCCCGCGCAGCTGGAGGTCCTGGCGCTGGGCGGCACGGACGGCGCGGCCATCCAGCGCAGCAGAGAAGGCGTGCCCACGCTGACCCTCAGTCTGCCCACCCGGTACATTCACACGGTCGTGGAGGCCGTGCATGTGGATGACCTGCGTGCGGGCGTGAACCTGCTGCTGGCCTACCTGCGCTGA
- the pth gene encoding aminoacyl-tRNA hydrolase yields MKIIVGLGNPGAQYAQTRHNVGWLVLDELARRAGASWRKEGKDAEVAEVRLGRGVGAKVLLVRPLTFMNASGKAVAPLVSFYKLGGESLLVLQDDLDSPFGLLRVRMGGRHGGQNGVRDIIRLLGHEAFARVKIGISRPPPGWAVPDWVLSRWREEEKADLAELVRLGATAAEVWAVSGLAEAQGQFNGTDLRPKPPEPPKPEPAAAAVPTGRTPQDTPVTPAHTGGRVEKTEEG; encoded by the coding sequence CTGAAGATCATCGTGGGCCTGGGCAATCCGGGTGCGCAGTACGCGCAGACGCGGCACAACGTGGGCTGGCTGGTGCTGGACGAACTGGCCCGCCGCGCCGGGGCGTCCTGGCGGAAGGAAGGCAAGGACGCCGAGGTGGCCGAAGTGCGTCTGGGCCGTGGCGTGGGCGCGAAGGTGCTGCTGGTGCGCCCGCTGACGTTCATGAACGCGTCCGGGAAGGCCGTGGCGCCCCTGGTGTCGTTCTACAAGCTGGGCGGCGAGTCGCTGCTGGTACTTCAGGACGACCTGGACAGTCCGTTCGGGCTGCTGCGCGTGCGGATGGGTGGGCGGCACGGCGGGCAGAATGGCGTACGGGACATCATCCGGCTGCTGGGCCACGAGGCGTTCGCGCGGGTCAAGATCGGCATCTCGCGCCCGCCCCCGGGCTGGGCGGTGCCGGACTGGGTCCTGAGCCGCTGGCGTGAGGAGGAGAAGGCCGACCTGGCGGAACTCGTGCGCCTGGGTGCCACTGCCGCCGAGGTCTGGGCGGTGTCCGGACTGGCGGAGGCGCAGGGGCAGTTCAACGGGACGGACCTGCGTCCGAAACCGCCGGAACCGCCGAAGCCCGAACCGGCCGCTGCGGCTGTCCCGACTGGACGAACTCCGCAGGACACTCCGGTGACGCCGGCGCATACTGGCGGGCGTGTCGAAAAAACAGAAGAAGGCTGA